From Magnolia sinica isolate HGM2019 chromosome 13, MsV1, whole genome shotgun sequence, one genomic window encodes:
- the LOC131224082 gene encoding probable WRKY transcription factor 50: protein MVKESSPTPHIAMSHSHFLSQEPSTNHNHSFSAYHPDHSSFKLSDYLIFDDGPDEDPASSIIGFRQNPTFPTMEIVGDSDQNGDNSSISSIESGEKNISMDFGVRIAFRTKSELEILDDGFKWRKYGKKTVKNSPNPRNYYRCSNGGCPVKKRVERDRDDHSYVITTYEGVHNHESPCVVYCTQDSFGVGSSNQRPLKAPHPWSLQAAHSAS, encoded by the exons ATGGTGAAAGAAAGCTCTCCCACCCCCCACATAGCAATGTCTCACTCCCATTTCCTATCACAAGAGCCATCCACTAACCATAATCACAGCTTTTCGGCTTACCATCCTGACCACTCATCCTTCAAACTTTCCGATTATCTGATCTTCGATGACGGCCCCGACGAAGACCCAGCGTCGTCAATCATCGGATTCAGGCAGAATCCGACTTTTCCAACGATGGAGATCGTTGGTGATTCAGACCAAAACGGCGATAATAGCTCTATTAGTAGCAT TGAAAGTGGAGAGAAGAATATTTCAATGGACTTCGGGGTTCGGATTGCATTTAGAACAAAATCCGAGCTTGAAATCTTAGATGATGGATTCAAGTGGAGAAAATATGGAAAGAAGACCGTCAAGAACAGCCCAAATCCAAG GAATTACTACCGATGCTCAAACGGAGGGTGCCCAGTGAAGAAGAGAGTCGAAAGAGATCGAGATGACCACAGTTATGTGATCACAACATATGAGGGAGTGCATAACCATGAGAGCCCATGTGTGGTTTACTGTACTCAGGACAGCTTTGGTGTGGGCTCCTCTAACCAGAGGCCATTGAAGGCTCCACATCCATGGTCCTTACAGGCAGCACACTCCGCTTCGTAG